Proteins encoded together in one Pseudorca crassidens isolate mPseCra1 chromosome 17, mPseCra1.hap1, whole genome shotgun sequence window:
- the PTP4A3 gene encoding protein tyrosine phosphatase type IVA 3 produces the protein MARMNRPAPVEVSYKNMRFLITHNPTNATLSSFIADLKKYGATTVVRVCEVTYDKAPLEKDGITVVDWPFDDGAPPPGRVVEDWLSLLKTKFCDDPGSCVAVHCVAGLGRAPVLVALALIESGMKYEDAIQFIRQKRRGAINSKQLTYLEKYRPKQRLRFKDPHAHKTKCCVM, from the exons ATGGCGCGGATGAACCGGCCGGCCCCCGTGGAGGTCAGCTACAAGAACATGCGCTTCCTCATCACGCACAACCCCACCAACGCCACCCTCAGCAGCTTCATCGCG GACCTGAAGAAGTACGGGGCCACCACCGTGGTGCGTGTGTGCGAAGTGACCTACGACAAGGCCCCGCTGGAGAAGGACGGCATCACCGTCGTG GACTGGCCGTTTGACGACGGGGCGCCTCCGCCCGGCAGAGTGGTGGAGGACTGGCTGAGCCTGCTGAAGACCAAGTTCTGTGACGACCCCGGCAGCTGCGTGGCTGTGCACTGCGTGGCCGGCCTGGGACG GGCTCCGGTCCTCGTGGCTCTGGCCCTCATCGAGAGTGGGATGAAGTACGAGGACGCCATCCAGTTCATCCGACA GAAGCGGCGTGGAGCGATCAACAGCAAACAGCTCACCTACCTGGAAAAATACCGGCCCAAGCAGAGACTGCGGTTCAAGGACCCGCACGCGCACAAGACCAAGTGCTGTGTCATGTAG